In Exiguobacterium acetylicum, the genomic stretch TTCTTATAATGCAACCGATGCGACGATTTCGCCCGTCGGTTTTTCTAAATCTGGTTCTGGTTCGACCGTGATGGCGACCGCGTCCACCTTGCCGTCTCCTTTAAGTGGGAAGACAGCTGCTGCCTCTCCATCTTTTTCGATGACACCGTTCGCAGTAGGTGTTTCGCCTTCAATCGTCCATAATTGATAAAGTTGCCCTTCTTGAAGGGGTGGTAAATCCTTCAACTGGACCAGCATGTACGATTTATCGTTTTGCGTGAAAATCATGCTTGATCCTTTGATGGACTCTGTGCTTTCGAAGTTCCCCATCCCTTTGATCTCATCCATGGCTAACGTCTCGGGTGTATCCGTGCTTTCTTCCTGTGAGAGGAAGTAGGCGTTCGCACCAAGTGAGAGAATCAAGGCGGCGGCGATACTCATCAACCAGCCGAGTGGGACACTTTTTTTCTTCGTTTGTTGCTGACGTGCTTGTTTGATGTCT encodes the following:
- a CDS encoding anti-sigma factor, with the protein product MEERCHDLIDYFNGTLSAADRDAFEAHLATCEECREALLEMEELMLPIAESLPERPVPAGMKARILGEVLGSAETASPKEAPMTTPVDIKQARQQQTKKKSVPLGWLMSIAAALILSLGANAYFLSQEESTDTPETLAMDEIKGMGNFESTESIKGSSMIFTQNDKSYMLVQLKDLPPLQEGQLYQLWTIEGETPTANGVIEKDGEAAAVFPLKGDGKVDAVAITVEPEPDLEKPTGEIVASVAL